Below is a window of Brachyspira pilosicoli DNA.
ATACTCATCAATATAAACTTATAATAATAAATGCATATTTCCTTATAATCATATATTGAATATCTTTTAATTATTTTCTCTTCATCTCGATAATAGTAAAGATTATAGTTAATAGTACCGTAATCTTTTATATTATATTTTTTTGCCGTTTCATTATTTAAATAAAATTTGTAAAACCTATAAATATTATGGTTTCTAAGTGTATTATATTTATAAATGTAAAGCTCTATTATTTTTATATATTCTTCTTCATTTATAATTTGTTTATCAGTAAATAAATACCCTATAAAATATCTTAAATAATAAAAAACACTGTCATAATATAGAATGCCTCTTTTTAATTCTTCATTTTCTTCTATTATATTATTATAGTTTTTATTATCTCTTATATCTTTTATCAGACTAAGTATTGTATCATACAAATAAAATATAGTATTCTCTAAATCTTTTATTTGTATAGTTTCAAAATTATTAAATATATTTAATATATTTTTTATATCGATTTTTTTTATTTCTTTTTGTCTTTCTTCATCATCACTTATATTTAAAATAATTTCTTTTATGTATTTTGCTCCTTCAATAGTATAGATATTTGATTTTAGTATTTTATTAAAATTAAATATCTCTTTTGCTATCTCTTCAGTATCATCTAAGTAGCTTATATTTCTAATAAATACAAACTCTGTGCTTTTTATGCTTTTATATATTCTTAATATTTCATCTAAAACTATTAAACTTTCTAATGTATAATATCTCGTTTTCTTCGGTTCATTCTTTTTCTTATCTTTCTTATATTTCTCATCTTGCTCGTCTTTCTTATCTTTCTTATTTAATCTATATGAAGGAAGAATAGAATTAGTAATTTTTTTATTATTATCATCAAAATACTCCTGCATAACTTTTTTTAATCTATCAATTTCTCTTTCTTTGATGATAAGATCAAAATGATTATTTTTTATATCTTTTATAATATCTTTGTAATTTCTTTCTTTATTAAAAAACGGGAAATTTTCATATATTAATTTATAAGGGCTTATTATTTTATTAATCGTTTCATATATATAAGTATGGCTAAATTGTTCATAAGATTTTAAATTATTGTATAATTCTAAAAACACACCTATTTCAAAAAAGCAAATTTTATTTTCATCTAAAAAGAAATGAATATTATCTGTATAATAATAATCTCCTTCTTTATAGCTTAAATCTTTATAAAACTCTATTTCTATATATTTATACTTTTTTTTTAATTGTGTAGGCTTTCCTGAATTGATTGATACTAATAATACTTTTATATTATTATTTTTTTCTTTTAGTATATTAATTCTTTTTACTATATTTTTTAGAGAATGAAGAATATAATAATCATCATATATGTCAGAGTTATATTTTTCAATTATATATCTTTTATTTTTTGTCATATCAAAATCATAAATATTTAATTTGCCTTATTATAATAAAAAATTAATAAATATCAATAAAAAAGGTGCATGCATTTTATTTGCACACACCTTAAAACATTAAATTATTTTTTATAAAAATTTTATATAAAGGGGATTAATTATCTACAAAATAAAGACTTATTTGTGCACCTATATCAAAAGCACCTAAAGATTTTTTGCTAAATCTATCATCTGCCTTAAATGAAGGACCAAAATCATATCCTGCATATATTCCAAGCCCTAATGCAGCTTCTTTATTAAAGAAAAATAAATAATCAACAGTAAGTTTTATATAAGGTATCACAAACATATCAAATCTATTTTTTGTATTATTAAAATTATATTTATTATTAGCATCTACTAATTGCTGAGTTTGTTCGTCATATATTTTAGTAGTTTCACTTGAAGCAAGAGGAATCTTAACTCCTCCGCCAAGCCCTATAAAAAATCTTGCTATATTAAACTTTGGAAGAAGGCCAATAGATATAGTATCAAAATTGTAGGAAGTATTAACAGTAGAATAAGAATTATTTCCAGTTGCCACACTTTCTTTGTATGCAAAAACATCTCTATGATAAGCCAAATCTAAAGCCAAAGAAAAACCCATATAATCATCAAAATCCTTATAAAAACCAGGAGTAATACCAACACCCCATTCAAAAGCACCAGATGTACTTAAAGCACCATTTTTAGTGTCAACACCCGATTTATGAGTTATTGAACTTTGTGATATAGAAGCCCCAAGAGGTACCACTATACCAATTCCCAAATCGGCAGCAAGAATACTATATGACTGAATTAAAAATAATGAAAAAATTAGAAGAAATAGCTTTTTCATAAATAATCTCCTTTTTTAATTATGTATATCAATGAAGGACATTATTTATTATAGCAAATTGTAAATTGAATGTCAAGTAAAAGTAAATATTTTTTACTAAAAACTAATAAAAAGTAAATTTTTTTTAATTTTTATTTAGAAATACTGCTTAAAAAGTCATAAACTTCTAAATTACCCTTCCTCTTAGCAATACTTGAAGCCGTCTCCCCTGCCTTTGATTTGTAATTAATATCAGCCCCTGCATCAACCAATATCTTAACAATATCCAAATTTCCCGCAGCAGAAGCCCCCATTAAAGCAGTATACCCCTCTTCTGTAACAGCATTAATATCAGCTTTATATACTAAAAGCTCTTTTACTATATCAATATGATTTTCTATGGAAGCTATAATTAAAGCATTATATCCAGAATTGTTAGTTTTATTGACATCAGCCTTATTTCTTAATAATTCTTTTATTATATCAATATAACCGTCTATAGAAGCAGCAATTAAAGGGGTAGTTCCGTCAGAAGCAGCAGCATTTACATCACTTTTACTTTTTATAAGCTCTTTTACTATCTCTAATCTTCCAAACCTTGAAGCATAAATTATAGCTGTAATTCCATTAGAGCCTCTAAAATGAACATTAGCCCCAGCAACAATTAACTTCCTCACAATATCAACATTTCCAGATATAGAAGCCATAAGTAAAGCATTATCCCCTAAACCGTTTGCCTGATTTACATCAACCTTTAATTTTATAAGCCTTTCAACAATCTCTATATAAGCAGAATCGGAAGCTATCATCAAAGGAGTGTTTCCATTTCTATCAGCAATATTTATATCTGCCCCATATTCTATAAGCAAATTAAAAACATTAATATCCCCCCTCACAGAAGCCCACATCAAAGCAGACCAGCCATCATTATTTGTTATATTGATATTTGCTTTATTGTCTAATAAAAGTTTAATTGTAGAATAATGCCCCTCAAGAACAGCGCCCATCAAAGCAGTATTTCCAAAATTGTTAGTATTATCAATATTTACATTAGCCTTAATAAGCTCTCTTACTATATCAATATTTCCATAAAGTGCCGCCCATATTAAAGGAGTATTACCCTGTTCATCTCTAACCTCTAAATCTTCGCCGCTATTTATAATATTTTTTAGAGAATTAATATCATCTTCAGCAATAGCCTTAATTATAGGAATATCTATAGGAGGATTTTGTTCTTCTTCATTATAATCCTGAGAATAAAGAAGATTAAATGTTATAAAAAATATAAGCAAAATAATACGCATAAAATATCCTACAATAAACTTAAAGACATTATAACATATTAACATAATATTTGAAAACTATTTGCTTTAAATAAAATTTACTGATTAAATAATACCGCCTTAAAATTTTTAGCAATATTAAATGCAACCTCATAATAATGATTAGAAGCATCTTTTTCAAATACTTCATCAAGGCACTCTTTAAATAGATTAAGCCAAGTGTCAAATAAGTTCATATCAAAAGGCATAAGATTAATATGCGGCTGAACAGGGTTACCCATATAAAGTTTTTGATTTAGAAGCATAGTTTTCCAAAACTTAGCAATCTTTTCTTTATGTCTCTCCCAAGACTCATCATCAATTCCAACATGTTCATTAAATATAGGCCCCAATTCTTTATGCACCCTAATTTTAGCATAAAAAATATCCATTAATTTTTCTATACCTTCATTATTAATTTCACAATATTTCATAATTACATATATCCTTATTATATAATATAAAAATAGTATACTATATTTTAAAATAAAAAAAAGCGAAGAGATTAAAATAACCCCTTCGCAAACAACAAACAAACTATATATTAATTATTTAGAATATTCATAGAAACCTTTACCAGTTTTCTGTCCGAGTAAACCGCCGCGAACCATTTTTTTAAGCAAAGCACTAGGTCTATATTTAGGGTCTCCAGTTTCTCTTTGAAGTACTTCCATAATAGCAAGCACAATATCAAGACCAATTAAATCACCTAAAGCCAAAGGACCCATAGGATGATTAGCACCAAGTTTCATAGCATTGTCTATACCCTCAACAGAAGCAACTCCCATAGAATATAAATCTATTGCCTCATTAATCATAGGTACTAATATACGGTTAACAACAAAACCAGCTGTCTCATTAACTTCAACAGGTGTCTTTCCAATCTCTTCAGATATTTTGATGATTTTTTCAACAACATCTCTTGGAGTATTAATACCAGAAATAACTTCAACTAATTTCATAACAGGAGCAGGGTTAAAGAAGTGCATACCAACAACAGGCCTTCCAATACCAGCACCTATTTCAGTAATAGAAAGTGAAGAAGTATTAGAAGAGAAAATACAATCAGGCTTACAAATTTCATGTAATTCTCTGAAAGTAGTTTTTTTAACTTCCATATTTTCAAAAGCAGCCTCAACGATTAAATCACAATCTTTACAAATATCTTTTAAACCAATAGATATTTTAGATAAAATTTTATCAGCATCAGCTTTCTCCATTTTACCCTTAGCAATTCTTCCGTCAAAACTTTTAGCGATTCTTGCCTTACCGCTTGCAGCAAATTCTTCTTTAATATCACATAAACAAACTTCATAACCTTCAGTTTGAGCAAAAGCTTGAGCAATACCAGAGCCCATAGCTCCAGCACCAATAACACCAACTTTCATTTTAATTTCTCCTTTTTTATAAAAATTTTATAGTTTTATTAAATTTTATTAATTATTACCTATTAACAAATTTTTCAACTTTTCTCTTTTCTAAGAAAGCAGCCATACCCTCTCTCTGGTCTTCGCTTTCAAAACAATCCCCAAATAACTTTTCTTCTATAATAATACCCATATCCATCTCAACATCAAGTCCCCTATTAATAGCCCTCTTACAATTACGAACAGCGATAGGAGCATTATTAGCAATAGTTTGAGCTAATTTTTCAGCCTGGGGCATAAGTTCAGATTGAGTATAAACAGCATTAACTAAACCAATCCTATAAGCCTCATCAGCCTTAATGTTTTTAGCAGAATATATTAACTGTTTAGCCATACCAGCTCCCACTAATCGAGGAAGTCTCTGAGTACCGC
It encodes the following:
- a CDS encoding ankyrin repeat domain-containing protein: MRIILLIFFITFNLLYSQDYNEEEQNPPIDIPIIKAIAEDDINSLKNIINSGEDLEVRDEQGNTPLIWAALYGNIDIVRELIKANVNIDNTNNFGNTALMGAVLEGHYSTIKLLLDNKANINITNNDGWSALMWASVRGDINVFNLLIEYGADINIADRNGNTPLMIASDSAYIEIVERLIKLKVDVNQANGLGDNALLMASISGNVDIVRKLIVAGANVHFRGSNGITAIIYASRFGRLEIVKELIKSKSDVNAAASDGTTPLIAASIDGYIDIIKELLRNKADVNKTNNSGYNALIIASIENHIDIVKELLVYKADINAVTEEGYTALMGASAAGNLDIVKILVDAGADINYKSKAGETASSIAKRKGNLEVYDFLSSISK
- a CDS encoding group III truncated hemoglobin, whose protein sequence is MKYCEINNEGIEKLMDIFYAKIRVHKELGPIFNEHVGIDDESWERHKEKIAKFWKTMLLNQKLYMGNPVQPHINLMPFDMNLFDTWLNLFKECLDEVFEKDASNHYYEVAFNIAKNFKAVLFNQ
- a CDS encoding 3-hydroxyacyl-CoA dehydrogenase family protein codes for the protein MKVGVIGAGAMGSGIAQAFAQTEGYEVCLCDIKEEFAASGKARIAKSFDGRIAKGKMEKADADKILSKISIGLKDICKDCDLIVEAAFENMEVKKTTFRELHEICKPDCIFSSNTSSLSITEIGAGIGRPVVGMHFFNPAPVMKLVEVISGINTPRDVVEKIIKISEEIGKTPVEVNETAGFVVNRILVPMINEAIDLYSMGVASVEGIDNAMKLGANHPMGPLALGDLIGLDIVLAIMEVLQRETGDPKYRPSALLKKMVRGGLLGQKTGKGFYEYSK